The following coding sequences lie in one Prevotella sp. oral taxon 299 str. F0039 genomic window:
- the nuoK gene encoding NADH-quinone oxidoreductase subunit NuoK, which yields MISVYALLALSTLLFFIGVFGFITRRNLIAMLISIELVLNSVDINFAVFNRMLHPNNAEGFFFTLFSMGVAAAETAVAIAIIINVYHNLKNDQVNGIENMKF from the coding sequence ATGATTTCAGTATATGCTTTATTAGCGTTAAGTACGCTATTATTCTTTATAGGAGTATTTGGTTTCATTACACGAAGAAACCTAATAGCGATGCTCATCTCTATTGAGTTAGTATTGAACTCAGTGGATATTAACTTCGCAGTTTTTAATCGTATGCTTCACCCCAATAATGCAGAGGGATTTTTCTTTACATTATTCTCGATGGGAGTTGCTGCTGCAGAGACTGCTGTTGCCATCGCTATAATTATTAATGTGTACCATAATCTGAAGAATGATCAGGTGAACGGTATTGAAAACATGAAATTTTAA
- a CDS encoding NADH-quinone oxidoreductase subunit B, which yields MEVKKPHIKSIPYEEFKDNETLEQIAQELHEGGVNVVTGSLDQLINWGRSNSLWSLTFATSCCGIEFMSVGCARYDFARFGFEVTRNSPRQADLIMCAGTITNKMAPVFKRLYDEMAEPKYIIAIGGCAISGGPFKASYHVVRGINEIVPVDVYVPGCPPRPEAILYGMMQLQRKIKIEKFFGGANKKEKTPIIVNGVPEDFDPKKGIDE from the coding sequence ATGGAAGTAAAGAAACCGCACATTAAGAGTATTCCTTACGAGGAATTTAAAGACAATGAGACCCTAGAACAAATAGCACAAGAACTACACGAAGGTGGAGTGAATGTGGTTACAGGTTCATTAGATCAACTAATAAACTGGGGACGTTCAAATTCTTTATGGAGTTTAACTTTTGCCACAAGTTGCTGTGGTATTGAGTTTATGAGTGTGGGTTGCGCCCGTTATGACTTTGCTCGTTTTGGCTTTGAAGTAACACGTAACTCTCCAAGACAAGCCGATTTGATTATGTGTGCTGGAACAATTACCAACAAGATGGCACCCGTATTTAAACGACTTTATGATGAAATGGCAGAACCTAAATATATTATTGCCATTGGAGGTTGCGCTATTAGTGGTGGACCTTTTAAAGCATCGTATCATGTTGTGCGTGGTATTAACGAGATAGTGCCTGTTGATGTTTATGTTCCAGGATGTCCTCCACGTCCAGAAGCTATTCTTTATGGAATGATGCAGTTGCAACGTAAGATAAAGATAGAGAAATTCTTTGGCGGAGCAAACAAGAAAGAGAAAACCCCAATCATTGTGAATGGTGTTCCTGAAGACTTCGACCCTAAGAAAGGTATTGATGAATAA
- a CDS encoding NADH-quinone oxidoreductase subunit N gives MNYGQFLTMQPEVSLMALLVITFIADFISAGKERRWFNPLVCVLMLLHLVLNFQPSVAMEAFGGMYQTNSSISVIKTILALGTLLVFIQSRTWLQRNDTSFKEGEFYLLIISTLLGMNMMVSAGHFLLFFLGLEMASVPMACLVAFDKYRHNSAEAGAKFILTATFSSGVMLFGISLIYGAVGTLYFNDCASLITASPLTIAGLVFFFSGLAFKISLVPFHFWTADTYQGAPTTVTGYLSVVSKGAATFASLTILMKVFVNMVEHWQILLYILIVLSITIGNLFAIRQTELKRFMAFSSISQAGYIMLAVVADNAMGIAALSYYVLIYVVANLAVFTIIGAIEERNNGVTDIEAYNGLYTTNPKLSFIMTLALFSLGGIPPFAGMFSKFFVFMSAVEQGSTLSYVIVFIALINTVVSLYYYLLIVKAMYINKSENPLPTFKSDVNTKITLALCTIGVLLFGVCSCIFEYIAANVTI, from the coding sequence ATGAATTACGGTCAATTTCTAACAATGCAGCCAGAGGTTAGTTTAATGGCACTATTGGTTATTACCTTTATTGCCGACTTTATCTCAGCTGGAAAAGAACGTCGTTGGTTCAATCCATTGGTGTGTGTGCTTATGTTGCTACATCTTGTGTTGAACTTTCAGCCATCAGTTGCCATGGAAGCCTTTGGTGGAATGTATCAAACCAACTCATCAATAAGTGTTATTAAAACAATACTTGCGTTGGGTACACTACTAGTTTTCATTCAAAGTCGTACATGGTTACAACGTAATGATACCTCATTTAAAGAAGGAGAATTTTACCTTTTAATCATCTCAACATTGTTGGGTATGAACATGATGGTAAGCGCAGGACACTTCCTTTTATTCTTCTTGGGACTCGAAATGGCGTCAGTTCCAATGGCATGTCTAGTGGCATTCGACAAATATCGTCACAATTCAGCAGAAGCAGGTGCTAAGTTCATACTTACAGCAACCTTCTCAAGTGGTGTAATGTTGTTCGGTATTTCACTTATTTACGGAGCAGTAGGAACATTATATTTCAACGATTGCGCATCACTTATCACAGCATCACCTCTAACCATTGCTGGTTTGGTGTTCTTCTTTAGTGGTTTAGCATTCAAAATATCATTGGTTCCATTCCACTTCTGGACAGCAGATACCTATCAAGGAGCCCCAACAACAGTTACAGGTTACTTATCGGTAGTATCTAAGGGAGCTGCAACTTTTGCTTCACTAACAATCCTTATGAAAGTGTTTGTAAATATGGTAGAACATTGGCAAATACTTCTTTACATCCTAATTGTATTGAGTATCACCATTGGAAACCTTTTTGCAATTCGCCAAACAGAGCTAAAACGCTTCATGGCATTTAGTTCAATATCACAAGCTGGTTATATTATGTTGGCAGTAGTTGCCGACAATGCAATGGGTATTGCTGCTCTTTCATATTATGTGTTGATTTATGTTGTAGCCAATCTTGCCGTGTTTACAATTATTGGTGCTATTGAAGAGCGTAACAACGGAGTTACCGATATTGAGGCATATAATGGTTTATACACCACCAATCCAAAACTTTCGTTCATCATGACCCTTGCTTTGTTCTCATTAGGTGGTATTCCTCCATTCGCAGGTATGTTCAGTAAGTTCTTTGTTTTCATGTCTGCAGTAGAGCAAGGCTCAACACTTTCTTATGTAATAGTGTTCATTGCCTTGATCAACACGGTTGTAAGTTTATACTATTATCTATTGATAGTAAAAGCAATGTATATCAACAAGAGCGAAAATCCTTTGCCAACATTCAAGTCAGATGTTAACACAAAGATTACACTTGCACTTTGCACCATCGGTGTATTGTTGTTTGGTGTATGCTCTTGTATCTTCGAATACATCGCAGCCAACGTGACAATATAA
- a CDS encoding NADH-quinone oxidoreductase subunit J — MANLIMFCILAVIILGSAIVCVTTKRIMRAATFLLFVLFGVAGIYFLLGYTFLGAAQISIYAGGITMVYIFAIQLVSKRTLQGLQESFSLKKSLGGVLVALVGLVMFLVIFAKNEFIGNVVDLGLANEVSMHEVGTTLIGTDKGQYALPFELISVFLLACIIGGVMIARKEDKK, encoded by the coding sequence ATGGCAAACTTAATTATGTTTTGTATCTTAGCCGTAATTATCCTTGGATCGGCTATCGTTTGCGTTACAACAAAACGCATTATGCGTGCTGCAACCTTTCTCTTGTTTGTGTTGTTTGGCGTTGCAGGAATCTATTTCCTATTAGGTTACACCTTCTTAGGAGCTGCTCAGATATCTATTTACGCAGGTGGTATCACTATGGTATATATCTTTGCAATTCAACTTGTATCAAAACGAACTCTACAAGGTTTGCAAGAATCATTTAGCTTGAAGAAGTCTTTGGGCGGAGTTCTTGTGGCTTTAGTGGGCTTAGTGATGTTTCTTGTGATTTTTGCAAAGAATGAATTCATTGGTAATGTCGTGGATTTAGGTCTAGCAAATGAAGTGAGCATGCACGAAGTTGGTACTACTTTGATTGGAACAGATAAAGGACAATATGCCCTTCCTTTTGAGTTGATCTCAGTGTTCCTATTGGCATGTATCATTGGAGGTGTAATGATTGCACGAAAGGAGGATAAAAAATGA
- a CDS encoding NADH-quinone oxidoreductase subunit C: MKLNNIQFDLNSFASEMAKLKNDQHFDFLVTIVGEDFGEEGLGCIYILENTLTHERMSVKAVNANRNEAYIPSVSHLWKAAEILEREVYDFFGIVFTGNPDMRRIFLRSDFVGYPMRKDYDMDPEKNKYHLFDDPEPDYTLQYSLNKEGKLVAERKPLFHEDDFVVNIGPQHPATHGVLRLQTILDGETIKKIYPHCGYIHRGIEKISEGFVYPQTLGFADRMDYLSAMQTRHALVGVVEEALGVELSDRIKYIRTIMDELQRIDSHLLFYSCCGQDLGALTAFIYGMRDREEVLNVMEETTGGRLIQNYYRIGGCQEDIDVNLVENVKKLCKYLKPKFKEYHDILSSNRIFMNRFKGVGVLSKEDAISYGCTGGTGRAAGWANDVRKHHPYAMYDKVDFDEITFTHGDSYDRYLVRMAELEQSVRILEQLIDNIPEGDFYIKQKAVIRIPEGQWYFSCEGSRGEIGVYLDSKGDKMPYRLKFRPMGLPLVSALDEMCRGEKIADLIAVGASLDYVIPDIDR, translated from the coding sequence ATGAAACTGAATAATATACAATTCGATTTGAATAGTTTTGCTAGTGAAATGGCAAAGCTAAAGAACGACCAACATTTTGATTTCCTTGTTACTATTGTTGGTGAAGATTTCGGAGAAGAAGGACTCGGCTGTATCTATATTTTAGAAAACACCTTAACACACGAAAGAATGTCGGTTAAGGCGGTAAATGCTAATCGAAATGAGGCTTATATCCCTTCGGTGAGTCATTTATGGAAAGCAGCAGAGATCTTAGAACGTGAAGTTTATGATTTCTTTGGTATTGTCTTTACAGGTAACCCTGATATGCGTCGCATTTTCTTACGTAGCGACTTCGTGGGATATCCAATGCGTAAAGACTATGATATGGACCCAGAAAAGAACAAATATCATCTTTTCGACGATCCAGAACCAGATTATACACTTCAATATTCGCTTAATAAAGAGGGCAAACTAGTTGCAGAACGCAAACCTTTATTTCACGAAGACGACTTCGTTGTGAATATTGGTCCTCAGCATCCAGCAACACATGGTGTGCTAAGACTTCAAACTATTCTTGATGGTGAGACCATTAAGAAAATCTATCCCCACTGCGGTTATATCCACAGAGGTATCGAAAAGATTTCTGAAGGCTTCGTTTATCCACAAACATTAGGCTTTGCAGATCGTATGGACTACTTGAGTGCGATGCAAACACGTCATGCTTTAGTAGGCGTAGTAGAAGAGGCTTTGGGTGTGGAACTTAGCGATCGCATTAAGTATATTCGTACTATTATGGACGAATTGCAACGTATCGACTCTCACTTATTGTTCTATAGCTGTTGCGGTCAGGACCTTGGTGCTTTGACAGCGTTTATCTATGGAATGAGAGATCGTGAGGAAGTGCTTAATGTTATGGAAGAAACAACAGGCGGACGACTTATTCAAAACTATTATAGAATAGGTGGTTGCCAAGAAGATATCGACGTAAACTTAGTTGAAAACGTTAAGAAGCTTTGCAAATATCTTAAACCTAAGTTTAAAGAATATCACGATATTCTATCAAGTAACCGTATCTTTATGAACCGCTTCAAAGGTGTTGGAGTGTTAAGTAAAGAAGATGCAATAAGCTATGGCTGTACTGGTGGTACTGGTAGAGCAGCAGGTTGGGCTAATGATGTGCGTAAGCATCATCCTTATGCTATGTATGATAAGGTGGATTTCGATGAAATAACCTTTACACATGGCGATAGCTACGATCGTTATCTTGTGCGTATGGCAGAACTTGAACAAAGTGTTCGCATCCTAGAACAATTGATAGATAATATTCCAGAAGGCGACTTCTATATCAAACAAAAGGCTGTTATCCGTATTCCAGAGGGACAATGGTATTTCTCTTGTGAAGGTAGTAGAGGTGAAATTGGTGTTTATCTAGATTCAAAGGGTGACAAAATGCCTTATCGTTTGAAATTCCGTCCTATGGGATTGCCACTCGTTTCTGCTCTAGACGAAATGTGTAGAGGTGAGAAGATTGCCGATCTTATTGCAGTAGGAGCATCTTTAGATTATGTAATACCAGATATAGATAGATAA
- a CDS encoding NuoM family protein: MSILTLFVVIPVIMLLGLWLSRNLAQIRGVMVVGATALLALSAWLTITFIQMRNAGNTDPMLFTYSVPWFKSLNIAYSVGVDGVSVVMILLSSIIVFTGTFASWQLKPLTKEYFLWFVLLSIGVYGFFISTDMFTMFMFYEVALIPMYLLIGVWGSGKKEYAAMKLTLMLMGGSALLIIGILGIYFFSGATTMNVQELAALHNIPSGVQNVLFPFVFIGFGVLGALFPFHTWSPDGHASAPTAVSMLHAGVLMKLGGYGCFRIAMYLLPNAAHDLSWIFLILTTCSVVYGAFSACVQTDLKYINAYSSVSHCGLVLFALLMMTQTSCTGAVLQMLSHGLMTALFFALIGMIYGRTHTRDIRQLGGLMKIMPFLSVGYVVAGLANLGLPGFSGFVAEMTVFVGSFENGDTFHRVCTIIACTSIVTTAVYILRTVGKILYGKVADPHFEELTDATWDERFSVICLIFCVAALGIAPFWASNIINSSLGPLLHHIHKFGAVATM; the protein is encoded by the coding sequence ATGAGCATATTAACATTATTTGTAGTCATTCCCGTAATTATGTTGTTGGGTTTATGGTTAAGCCGAAATCTAGCACAAATACGTGGTGTAATGGTTGTTGGTGCAACTGCTTTGTTAGCATTGTCAGCTTGGTTAACCATTACTTTCATTCAGATGCGCAATGCAGGCAATACAGATCCAATGTTGTTCACCTACAGTGTGCCCTGGTTTAAGTCGTTGAATATCGCTTATAGTGTAGGCGTTGATGGCGTTTCTGTTGTGATGATCCTTTTATCAAGTATCATTGTGTTTACAGGAACCTTTGCTTCTTGGCAGTTAAAGCCCTTAACAAAAGAATACTTCCTTTGGTTTGTTCTTCTATCTATAGGTGTTTATGGATTCTTTATCTCGACAGATATGTTCACAATGTTCATGTTTTACGAGGTTGCACTTATCCCAATGTACCTTCTTATTGGTGTATGGGGTAGTGGTAAGAAAGAATATGCAGCAATGAAGCTAACCCTTATGCTTATGGGAGGCTCGGCATTACTTATCATTGGTATTCTTGGTATCTACTTCTTCAGTGGTGCTACAACCATGAATGTACAAGAGTTAGCTGCTCTTCACAATATTCCTAGTGGAGTTCAAAATGTTCTTTTCCCATTTGTGTTTATTGGTTTTGGTGTTCTTGGAGCACTTTTCCCATTCCACACATGGTCTCCTGATGGTCATGCATCAGCTCCTACAGCTGTTTCAATGCTCCATGCTGGTGTATTGATGAAGCTAGGAGGATATGGATGTTTCCGTATTGCGATGTATCTATTGCCTAATGCAGCTCACGATTTGTCTTGGATCTTCCTTATCCTCACAACCTGTTCAGTTGTATATGGTGCATTCTCAGCTTGTGTTCAAACCGACTTGAAATATATCAATGCTTATTCTTCAGTGTCACACTGTGGTTTAGTGCTTTTCGCATTATTGATGATGACTCAAACATCATGCACAGGAGCAGTACTTCAGATGTTGTCTCACGGTTTAATGACAGCCTTGTTCTTTGCTCTAATCGGTATGATTTATGGTAGAACACATACAAGAGATATCCGTCAGTTAGGTGGTTTGATGAAGATTATGCCATTCCTTAGTGTTGGATATGTAGTTGCTGGTCTTGCAAACCTTGGTCTTCCAGGATTTAGTGGATTCGTTGCAGAGATGACAGTCTTTGTAGGTTCATTTGAAAATGGCGACACCTTCCACAGAGTTTGTACCATCATTGCTTGTACAAGTATTGTAACAACAGCGGTATACATTCTAAGAACAGTGGGAAAGATCTTGTATGGCAAAGTTGCAGATCCACACTTTGAAGAATTGACAGATGCAACATGGGACGAACGTTTCTCAGTTATCTGCTTAATCTTCTGTGTTGCAGCTCTTGGTATTGCACCATTCTGGGCAAGCAACATCATCAACAGCAGCTTAGGTCCATTGTTACACCATATTCATAAATTTGGTGCAGTAGCAACAATGTAA
- the nuoH gene encoding NADH-quinone oxidoreductase subunit NuoH: MFDFSLVTTWFDSLLRNTLGLGDFMSVLIECVVVALLILLGYAVLAIILIFMERKVCAYFQCRLGPMRVGPWGILQVFADVIKMLIKEIFPVDKADKLLYNMAPFLVLIGSVGAFAFLPWNKGASILDFNVGVFLMSAISSIGVVGVFIAGWSSNNKFSVISAMRGAVQMISYEMSLGLCLITAVVLTGTMQLSGIVESQADGWLIFKGHVPALIAFFVFLIAGNAEANRGPFDLAEAESELTAGYHTEYSGMGFGFFYLAEYLNLFIVAGTAATVFLGGWMPLHVNGLDGFNQVMDYIPGIVWFLAKAFILIWLLLWIKWTFPRLRIDQILKLEWKYLMPLSLLNLVLMTLMVALGWHF, translated from the coding sequence ATGTTTGATTTTAGTTTAGTAACAACATGGTTCGACTCACTCCTAAGAAATACACTTGGACTAGGAGATTTTATGTCGGTATTGATAGAATGTGTGGTTGTGGCTCTCCTAATCTTATTAGGTTATGCTGTGTTGGCAATCATTCTTATTTTTATGGAACGTAAAGTATGTGCTTACTTCCAATGTCGTTTAGGTCCAATGCGTGTTGGTCCTTGGGGAATTCTGCAGGTATTTGCAGACGTTATCAAAATGTTGATCAAAGAAATCTTCCCCGTAGACAAGGCAGATAAGCTACTTTATAATATGGCTCCCTTCTTAGTTCTCATTGGATCGGTAGGCGCTTTCGCCTTTCTTCCATGGAATAAAGGAGCTTCGATCTTAGATTTTAATGTTGGAGTGTTCTTGATGAGCGCAATATCTAGTATTGGTGTTGTAGGTGTTTTCATCGCAGGATGGAGTTCTAACAATAAGTTTAGTGTTATTTCTGCTATGCGTGGAGCTGTTCAGATGATTTCTTATGAAATGTCGTTAGGCTTATGTCTTATTACAGCAGTTGTGCTAACAGGAACAATGCAGCTAAGTGGTATAGTAGAATCTCAAGCAGATGGCTGGTTGATTTTTAAAGGACACGTTCCTGCTTTAATAGCATTCTTTGTGTTCTTAATCGCTGGTAATGCTGAAGCAAACCGTGGTCCATTCGACTTAGCTGAAGCAGAAAGTGAGTTAACTGCAGGTTATCACACTGAATATTCAGGTATGGGATTCGGCTTTTTCTATTTAGCAGAGTATCTAAACTTGTTTATTGTTGCAGGAACAGCCGCTACAGTCTTCTTAGGAGGATGGATGCCACTTCATGTAAATGGTCTTGATGGATTTAATCAAGTGATGGATTATATCCCAGGTATCGTGTGGTTCTTGGCTAAAGCCTTTATACTCATTTGGTTGTTGTTATGGATAAAGTGGACATTCCCACGTCTTCGTATCGACCAAATATTGAAACTCGAATGGAAATACTTAATGCCTTTGAGCCTTCTTAACTTAGTGTTAATGACCCTTATGGTTGCTTTGGGCTGGCATTTTTAA
- a CDS encoding NADH-quinone oxidoreductase subunit L, whose translation MDYSFVFLILLLPALSAIVLGLAGMKMSHKVAGLIGTLVLGTLFSLSLYTAIEYFLIQGRGADGLYPTITAFNINWLHFNEFLTFNIGFRLTPISVMMLVVITTVSFMVHIYSFGYMHGEKGFQRYYAYLSLFTMSMLGLVVATNIFQMYLFWELVGVSSYLLIGFYYPQQAAVSASKKAFIVTRFADLFFLIGILVYSYYVGTFNYDLTAMPELAGKAAAAASILPWALFLMFIGGAGKSAMFPLHIWLPDAMEGPTPVSALIHAATMVVAGVYLTASLFPLFVQYAPEQLHWIAYIAAFTAFYAAAVACVQSDIKRVLAFSTISQIGFMLVALGVCLPDAATSAVAHTEEYADVEGLGYMASMFHLFTHAMFKACLFLGAGCIIHAVHSNEKAYMGGLRKYMPITHITFLISCLAISGIPPFSGFFSKDEILVACYHFSPLMGAIMSGIAMMTAFYMFRLYYVIFWGKSYYEANIDNGAHKPHEAPLVMTFPLIFLSIITVLCGFIPFGQYVSANGIGFTTHMHWNVALTSVGLAVVAIIAATLMYKGEETPFADKLAKTFPTLHKAAYRRFYMDEVWQFVTHKIIFRFVSTPIAWFDKHVIDGTFDFLAWGANEGAETIRPWQSGDVRKYAAWFLTGAVALTLVLLSILN comes from the coding sequence ATGGATTACAGTTTTGTCTTTTTAATACTTCTTTTACCTGCACTTTCTGCCATTGTTCTTGGTTTGGCAGGTATGAAGATGAGTCATAAAGTGGCTGGTCTGATAGGAACATTGGTGTTAGGAACACTTTTTTCATTATCTCTTTACACTGCGATTGAGTATTTCTTGATTCAAGGTAGAGGAGCTGATGGATTGTATCCAACCATCACTGCATTTAATATTAACTGGCTTCATTTTAATGAATTTTTGACTTTCAATATTGGTTTCCGCCTCACCCCAATCTCGGTTATGATGTTGGTGGTAATCACTACTGTTAGTTTTATGGTGCATATCTACTCATTTGGATACATGCATGGCGAGAAAGGCTTCCAACGTTACTATGCTTATCTCTCATTGTTTACAATGTCTATGCTTGGATTAGTTGTTGCAACTAATATATTCCAAATGTATTTATTCTGGGAGTTAGTGGGAGTTAGCTCATACTTGCTAATCGGTTTCTACTATCCACAGCAAGCTGCGGTGTCAGCATCAAAGAAAGCGTTCATCGTTACACGCTTTGCTGACTTGTTCTTCCTTATCGGTATCCTTGTATATAGTTATTATGTAGGAACCTTTAACTATGATCTTACAGCAATGCCAGAGCTTGCAGGAAAGGCAGCAGCTGCCGCTTCGATACTTCCTTGGGCTTTATTCTTGATGTTTATCGGTGGTGCAGGTAAGAGTGCTATGTTCCCATTGCATATCTGGTTGCCTGATGCTATGGAAGGACCAACACCAGTTTCTGCGCTAATTCACGCTGCAACGATGGTTGTTGCTGGTGTTTATTTAACAGCAAGTTTATTCCCCTTGTTCGTACAATACGCTCCAGAGCAACTTCATTGGATTGCTTATATAGCAGCATTCACCGCTTTTTATGCAGCAGCAGTTGCTTGTGTACAAAGCGATATCAAACGTGTATTGGCATTCTCTACCATCTCTCAGATTGGTTTTATGTTGGTTGCTCTTGGTGTTTGCTTACCAGATGCAGCAACAAGTGCCGTTGCACACACAGAAGAATATGCTGATGTAGAAGGCTTAGGATATATGGCTAGTATGTTCCATTTGTTCACTCATGCTATGTTTAAGGCATGTTTATTCCTTGGAGCAGGTTGTATTATTCACGCAGTGCATTCAAACGAGAAAGCATATATGGGTGGCTTACGTAAGTATATGCCAATAACTCATATCACCTTCTTAATCTCTTGTCTTGCTATTTCAGGTATTCCACCTTTCAGTGGATTCTTCTCAAAAGATGAAATATTAGTTGCTTGTTATCACTTTAGCCCATTGATGGGAGCAATAATGAGTGGAATAGCAATGATGACAGCGTTCTATATGTTCCGTTTGTATTATGTAATTTTCTGGGGAAAGAGCTATTACGAAGCAAATATTGATAATGGAGCACACAAACCACATGAAGCACCATTAGTAATGACCTTCCCTTTGATATTCTTATCAATCATAACAGTTCTTTGTGGCTTTATTCCTTTCGGACAATATGTATCTGCTAACGGAATAGGTTTCACGACTCACATGCATTGGAACGTAGCTTTAACAAGTGTTGGTTTAGCAGTTGTTGCGATTATTGCAGCAACATTGATGTACAAAGGTGAAGAAACACCATTTGCAGACAAGCTTGCTAAAACATTCCCAACACTTCATAAGGCGGCATATCGTCGTTTCTATATGGACGAAGTATGGCAATTTGTTACTCATAAGATTATCTTCCGCTTTGTAAGTACACCTATCGCATGGTTCGATAAGCATGTTATCGATGGTACATTCGACTTCCTTGCATGGGGAGCAAATGAAGGTGCAGAGACAATTCGTCCATGGCAAAGTGGTGATGTACGTAAATATGCAGCATGGTTCTTAACTGGTGCCGTTGCATTAACATTAGTATTACTTAGTATATTGAACTAA
- a CDS encoding 4Fe-4S dicluster domain-containing protein → MEDKKTTYFGGIKETAKSLLTGMGVTWKEYFTPKITEQYPENRKTVHISARHRGTLIMPHDEDGKNKCVACLMCESACPNGTIRIKWDNVVTPDGKKKRLLQDYEYDLGDCMFCQLCVNACNYDAIHFSNSFEHSVFNRNVLVEHLNNPPTEEEMKQYAENAKKAEEAKAAAAKAKAEAEAAKAKAEAEAANNVETTKAEEEK, encoded by the coding sequence ATGGAAGATAAAAAAACAACATATTTCGGAGGGATAAAAGAAACTGCAAAGAGTTTACTTACAGGTATGGGTGTTACTTGGAAAGAGTATTTTACACCAAAGATCACCGAGCAGTATCCCGAGAATAGAAAAACAGTTCACATTTCTGCACGTCATCGTGGTACATTAATTATGCCACATGATGAAGATGGAAAGAATAAATGTGTGGCTTGTTTAATGTGTGAATCTGCATGTCCCAATGGTACTATACGCATAAAATGGGATAACGTTGTTACCCCAGATGGTAAGAAAAAACGTTTATTGCAAGACTATGAGTATGACCTTGGCGACTGTATGTTTTGCCAATTGTGCGTGAATGCATGTAATTATGATGCTATTCATTTCTCTAATAGCTTTGAACACTCAGTATTTAACAGAAATGTTTTGGTGGAACATCTAAACAATCCACCAACAGAAGAGGAAATGAAGCAATATGCAGAGAACGCAAAGAAAGCAGAAGAAGCTAAGGCTGCAGCTGCAAAAGCAAAGGCAGAAGCAGAGGCTGCAAAGGCTAAAGCAGAGGCAGAAGCTGCTAACAATGTAGAAACAACAAAAGCAGAGGAGGAAAAATAA